A stretch of the Medicago truncatula cultivar Jemalong A17 chromosome 5, MtrunA17r5.0-ANR, whole genome shotgun sequence genome encodes the following:
- the LOC11413730 gene encoding uncharacterized protein: protein MQVNEDKFHVVVDIDNNVCHRSNERCSNSGDRLNEDQRCEIVGVSEKQRGSCDSDGSSESECSVELDLDGGGVVSDVKVHLDKVERDCRICHLSMDMTNHESGIPMELGCFCKNDLAAAHKHCAEAWFKIKGNKTCEICGSIAHNVAGAIEVQMTEQFNESSDPSIVPPTGPSPPSETRNFWQGHRFLNFLLACMVFAFVISWLFHFNVPS from the exons ATGCAGGTAAATGAGGACAAGTTTCATGTTGTTGTGGACATAGACAACAATGTATGTCACCGGAGTAATGAACGATGTTCTAACTCCGGTGACCGGTTAAATGAGGATCAAAGGTGTGAGATTGTAGGAGTGTCTGAAAAACAAAGAGGATCTTGTGATTCAGATGGTTCATCTGAATCAGAATGTTCTGTGGAGTTGGATCTGGATGGTGGTGGTGTAGTTTCTGATGTTAAGGTGCATTTGGATAAGGTGGAGAGGGATTGTAGGATTTGTCATCTTAGTATGGATATGACAAACCATGAATCTGGAATTCCTATGGAGCTTGGTTGTTTTTGCAAAAATGATTTGGCTGCTGCTCATAAGCATTGTGCTGAGGCTTGGTTCAAGATTAAAGGCAACAA aacttgtgaaatctgtggatCAATTGCACACAACGTAGCCGGTGCTATTGAAGTTCAAATGACAGAACAGTTCAATGAATCGAGTGATCCCTCCATTGTACCTCCAACTGGACCTTCACCGCCATCAGAAACTCGAAATTTTTGGCAGGGacatcggtttttgaatttccTTCTAGCATGTATGGTTTTCGCCTTTGTCATATCATGGCTTTTTCACTTTAATGTTCCCTCTTGA
- the LOC11409666 gene encoding uncharacterized protein isoform X2, whose translation MKQWMKPNNESRSSRFEDPNTNIQLLLGVVGAPLIPFPITNEYKPIITRNIKGHNIEASMAKYIVKQYVAAVGGESVLNNVESMYAMGEVRIGTSEFVAGEGGVNSKKVMKKVKKVDMKEELGGFVLWQKRPELWCLELVVSGYKISAGSDGKVAWRQTPWHHSHASRGPPRPLKRLLQGLDPKSTANLFNNSTCIGEKTVNNEECFILKLEAESTSLQTRSSSNIEIIGHTVLGYFSQRTGLLVQLEDTNLIKLKSSETEFIFWETNTESLIQDYRIVDGIQIAHCGKTWVTLSRFGEGPENHSRTSINEVWKIEEVDFNIKGLSLDCFLPPSDLKRDEEKGVVSVSNAKLPYKIQSASFKISVSKVAAIDVDDSCVSENIQDM comes from the exons ATGAAGCAATGGATGAAACCAAACAATGAATCAAGATCATCACGTTTTGAAGATCCAAACACAAATATTCAACTTTTGCTTGGTGTTGTAGGAGCTCCATTGATTCCTTTTCCTATCACTAATGAGTACAAACCCATCATCACTCGCAACATTAAAGGCCATAACATT GAGGCGTCGATGGCGAAGTATATAGTAAAACAATATGTGGCGGCCGTGGGAGGAGAGAGTGTTTTAAATAATGTTGAAAGTATGTATGCAATGGGTGAAGTGAGAATAGGGACATCAGAGTTTGTGGCAGGGGAAGgaggtgtgaatagcaagaagGTGATGAAGAAAGTGAAGAAGGTGGATATGAAAGAAGAGTTGGGAGGTTTTGTGTTGTGGCAAAAGAGACCAGAATTGTGGTGTTTAGAATTGGTGGTTTCTGGGTACAAAATTAGTGCAGGGAGTGATGGAAAAGTGGCTTGGAGGCAAACACCTTGGCATCATTCTCATGCTTCAAGAGGTCCACCTAGGCCACTTAAACGTTTACTTCag GGTCTTGATCCGAAGTCCACTGCCAATTTATTCAACAACTCAACATGCATAGGAGAGAAAACAGTAAACAATGAAGAATGTTTCATTCTAAAACTTGAAGCAGAATCCACTTCATTACAAACAAGAAGCAGTAGCAACATAGAAATAATTGGTCACACAGTTTTAGGCTATTTCAGCCAAAGGACTGGACTTTTGGTTCAATTAGAAGACACCAACTTGATTAAACTAAAATCTTCTGAAACTGAATTCATATTTTGGGAAACAAATACAGAATCTCTCATACAAGACTATAGAATAGTGGATGGTATTCAAATAGCACATTGTGGGAAAACTTGGGTCACTTTGTCAAGGTTTGGTGAAGGACCTGAGAATCATTCAAGGACAAGTATAAATGAGGTTTGGaaaattgaagaagttgattttaatattaaagGGTTGTCTTTGGATTGTTTTTTACCTCCTAGTGATTTGAagagagatgaagaaaaagGTGTGGTTTCTGTTAGTAATGCTAAGTTACCATATAAGATTCAATCTGCTTCCTTTAAGATTAGTGTTTCAAAAGTAGCTGCTATTGATGTGGATGATTCATGTGTTAGTGAAAACATTCAAGATATGTAA
- the LOC11409666 gene encoding uncharacterized protein isoform X1, whose amino-acid sequence MKKLCPNLYHEDGLETVLEVPIPEDIFTNKSGTTWKNMKQWMKPNNESRSSRFEDPNTNIQLLLGVVGAPLIPFPITNEYKPIITRNIKGHNIEASMAKYIVKQYVAAVGGESVLNNVESMYAMGEVRIGTSEFVAGEGGVNSKKVMKKVKKVDMKEELGGFVLWQKRPELWCLELVVSGYKISAGSDGKVAWRQTPWHHSHASRGPPRPLKRLLQGLDPKSTANLFNNSTCIGEKTVNNEECFILKLEAESTSLQTRSSSNIEIIGHTVLGYFSQRTGLLVQLEDTNLIKLKSSETEFIFWETNTESLIQDYRIVDGIQIAHCGKTWVTLSRFGEGPENHSRTSINEVWKIEEVDFNIKGLSLDCFLPPSDLKRDEEKGVVSVSNAKLPYKIQSASFKISVSKVAAIDVDDSCVSENIQDM is encoded by the exons ATGAAGAAGCTTTGTCCCAACCTTTATCATGAAGATGGCCTTGAAACTGTGCTAGAAGTTCCCATCCCAGAAGATATTTTCACCAACAAGAGTGGAACCACATGGAAGAACATGAAGCAATGGATGAAACCAAACAATGAATCAAGATCATCACGTTTTGAAGATCCAAACACAAATATTCAACTTTTGCTTGGTGTTGTAGGAGCTCCATTGATTCCTTTTCCTATCACTAATGAGTACAAACCCATCATCACTCGCAACATTAAAGGCCATAACATT GAGGCGTCGATGGCGAAGTATATAGTAAAACAATATGTGGCGGCCGTGGGAGGAGAGAGTGTTTTAAATAATGTTGAAAGTATGTATGCAATGGGTGAAGTGAGAATAGGGACATCAGAGTTTGTGGCAGGGGAAGgaggtgtgaatagcaagaagGTGATGAAGAAAGTGAAGAAGGTGGATATGAAAGAAGAGTTGGGAGGTTTTGTGTTGTGGCAAAAGAGACCAGAATTGTGGTGTTTAGAATTGGTGGTTTCTGGGTACAAAATTAGTGCAGGGAGTGATGGAAAAGTGGCTTGGAGGCAAACACCTTGGCATCATTCTCATGCTTCAAGAGGTCCACCTAGGCCACTTAAACGTTTACTTCag GGTCTTGATCCGAAGTCCACTGCCAATTTATTCAACAACTCAACATGCATAGGAGAGAAAACAGTAAACAATGAAGAATGTTTCATTCTAAAACTTGAAGCAGAATCCACTTCATTACAAACAAGAAGCAGTAGCAACATAGAAATAATTGGTCACACAGTTTTAGGCTATTTCAGCCAAAGGACTGGACTTTTGGTTCAATTAGAAGACACCAACTTGATTAAACTAAAATCTTCTGAAACTGAATTCATATTTTGGGAAACAAATACAGAATCTCTCATACAAGACTATAGAATAGTGGATGGTATTCAAATAGCACATTGTGGGAAAACTTGGGTCACTTTGTCAAGGTTTGGTGAAGGACCTGAGAATCATTCAAGGACAAGTATAAATGAGGTTTGGaaaattgaagaagttgattttaatattaaagGGTTGTCTTTGGATTGTTTTTTACCTCCTAGTGATTTGAagagagatgaagaaaaagGTGTGGTTTCTGTTAGTAATGCTAAGTTACCATATAAGATTCAATCTGCTTCCTTTAAGATTAGTGTTTCAAAAGTAGCTGCTATTGATGTGGATGATTCATGTGTTAGTGAAAACATTCAAGATATGTAA
- the LOC11415795 gene encoding 18.1 kDa class I heat shock protein, producing MSLIPSFFGGRQNNVFDPFSMDIWDPLQGFPSSARETTALANTRVDWKETQEAHVFSVDLPGLKKEEVKVEIEDGNVLQISGERNKEQEEKDDKWHRVERSSGKFMRRFRLPENVKMDQVKAGMENGVLTVTVPKEEEKKSEVKSIEISG from the coding sequence ATGTCTCTCATTCCAAGCTTCTTTGGCGGTAGACAAAACAACGTTTTTGATCCATTCTCAATGGATATATGGGATCCACTCCAAGGTTTTCCATCATCTGCTCGTGAAACAACTGCACTAGCAAACACACGTGTGGACTGGAAAGAAACACAAGAAGCTCACGTGTTCAGTGTAGATCTTCCTGgtttgaagaaagaagaagTGAAAGTTGAAATAGAAGATGGAAATGTGTTGCAGATAAGTGGTGAGAGAAACAAAGAGCAGGAAGAGAAGGATGATAAGTGGCATCGTGTTGAGAGAAGTTCTGGGAAGTTTATGAGGAGGTTTAGGTTGCCTGAGAATGTTAAAATGGATCAGGTTAAAGCTGGTATGGAGAATGGGGTTCTTACTGTTACTGTTCCtaaggaagaagagaagaagagtgAGGTTAAGTCTATTGAAATTTCTGGGTAA
- the LOC112421754 gene encoding uncharacterized protein, producing the protein MLMLRDAVINLEVISSDGNVGEFTVFIPNCCTKIIDVNLGLATLVLAEMMRCDINLNSIKLYLCDHVAASATASISCQCICRIMDDCNYGIVKFKLLVVLCSLINSKRIAQSYFYLFEVCNIMIQEYRIPITWMMNYHE; encoded by the exons ATGCTTATGCTAAG GGATGCAGTTATAAATCTAGAGGTCATCTCTAGTGATGGTAATGTAGGAGAGTTCACTGTTTTTATCCCAAACTGTTGCACAAAG ATTATTGATGTTAACTTGGGTCTGGCTACTCTTGTACTTGCTGAAATGATGAGATGTGATATTAATTTGAACTCAATCAAG CTATATTTGTGTGACCATGTTGCAGCATCAGCAACTGCAAGCATCTCCTGCCAATGTATTTGTAGAATTATGGATGATTGTAATTATGGCATTGTaaagtttaagttgttggttGTGTTGTGCAGTCTTATCAACTCTAAACGTATTGCACAGTcgtacttttatttatttgaagtttGTAATATTATGATACAGGAATACCGGATACCTATCACATGGATGATGAATTATCATGAATGA